A single Natrinema pellirubrum DSM 15624 DNA region contains:
- a CDS encoding DEAD/DEAH box helicase: MCIYPRLGRVTRSPNDEPTSIECRYEDGTVRIDGLETAPLSPSSLRESVPELEADSRTGCWRVPAYRYAELRAALWRADAAVEDRVLDLESVASLTSAYELRPYQERALEAWLGTDRWADAPGPESPARAPAGVLELPTGSGKTVIALKAIERLSVPTLIVVPTIDLLEQWERELKREFDTPIGRFGGGEQRLEPITVSTYDSAYLKADSVGDRFGFAVFDEAHHLGGEGYREIARLLAAPARVGLTATFERPDGAHEVVEALVGPLVHQVGVDDLAGDHLAAYDLKRLKVSLTPEEREEYERNQETFTGYLARSNIEMRSGSDYQELVKRSGSDPEAREALLARQRAREIMFGSEAKLEALSGILDDHRDDRVIVFTAHNDLAYDVSERFLIPTITHRTGTAERREILERFRDGSYTRIATSNVLDEGVDVPDANVAVVLSGSGSEREFVQRLGRILRPKADGGRAVLYEVITADTGEQRIAARRRE; encoded by the coding sequence ATGTGTATCTACCCCCGACTGGGACGCGTGACGCGGAGCCCGAACGACGAGCCGACCTCGATCGAATGCCGGTACGAGGACGGGACGGTTCGGATCGACGGCCTCGAGACGGCACCGCTCTCGCCGTCGTCGCTCCGGGAGTCGGTCCCCGAACTCGAGGCCGATTCCCGAACCGGCTGCTGGCGCGTCCCTGCCTACCGCTACGCCGAACTGCGGGCGGCGCTGTGGCGGGCCGACGCCGCGGTCGAGGACCGCGTCCTCGATCTCGAGTCCGTCGCCAGCCTCACATCGGCCTACGAACTTCGGCCGTATCAGGAACGGGCGCTCGAGGCGTGGCTCGGGACCGACCGGTGGGCCGACGCGCCCGGGCCGGAGTCGCCCGCTCGAGCGCCCGCCGGCGTCCTCGAACTGCCGACCGGCAGCGGCAAGACCGTCATCGCCCTGAAGGCGATCGAGCGGCTCTCGGTCCCGACGCTGATCGTCGTCCCGACGATCGACCTCCTCGAGCAGTGGGAGCGAGAACTCAAGCGGGAGTTCGACACGCCGATCGGGCGCTTCGGCGGCGGCGAGCAACGACTCGAGCCGATCACCGTCTCGACGTACGATTCGGCATATCTGAAGGCCGATTCGGTGGGAGACCGGTTCGGATTCGCCGTCTTCGACGAGGCCCACCACCTCGGCGGCGAGGGGTACCGCGAGATCGCACGCTTGCTCGCCGCCCCCGCACGCGTGGGCCTGACCGCGACCTTCGAGCGCCCCGACGGTGCCCACGAGGTCGTCGAAGCCCTCGTCGGGCCGCTCGTCCACCAGGTCGGCGTGGACGACCTCGCCGGCGACCACCTCGCGGCCTACGACCTCAAGCGCCTCAAGGTGTCGCTGACCCCCGAGGAGCGCGAGGAATACGAACGAAACCAGGAGACGTTCACCGGCTATCTCGCGAGATCGAACATCGAGATGCGAAGCGGCTCGGATTACCAGGAACTGGTCAAGCGGTCGGGATCGGACCCCGAGGCCCGCGAGGCGCTGCTCGCGCGCCAGCGCGCACGGGAGATCATGTTTGGTAGCGAGGCGAAACTCGAGGCGCTGTCGGGGATCCTCGACGACCACCGGGACGATCGGGTCATCGTCTTTACCGCCCACAACGACCTCGCGTACGACGTCAGCGAGCGGTTCCTGATTCCGACGATCACCCACCGGACCGGGACAGCGGAGCGTCGCGAGATCCTAGAGCGGTTCCGCGATGGGAGCTATACCCGGATCGCGACCTCGAACGTCCTCGACGAGGGCGTCGACGTCCCCGACGCGAACGTCGCGGTCGTCCTCTCGGGCAGCGGTAGCGAACGGGAGTTCGTCCAGCGACTCGGGCGGATCCTCCGACCGAAGGCCGACGGCGGCCGGGCGGTCCTCTACGAGGTCATCACAGCCGATACCGGCGAGCAACGGATCGCCGCCCGACGGCGGGAGTAA
- a CDS encoding DUF790 family protein, with protein sequence MLTKDLLRVSRAGGGYHPQFAGRDQRPLAARVIGTYQGHVGEPRGELEAALTELERGTPRVPDGSSGVPRERGADDFKLVRGLSALLEREATFETDAAIDPERARRAAFEAAEAVGVVTEDERAMALIRAGESLDVSADDLETALYADLEERQVLTAVESRWDPDGLLAQYNLSLAQTALFDATEVRVRSSDPKALISAIKRLRLLYEIRRLEEEPTPSGGVSETDLADGIAEREVVVTGPTRLFRATRRYGTRFARLLRTVASAERWSLEATIDDRGTERTLSLSHDDPVRVPDAEPVADVSFDSGVEADFAARFTNLDLDWDLVREPEPLATGTRVMIPDFAFDYAYGDFRLYFEIMGFWTPEYVEKKLSQLADLEDVDMLVAVDESLGVGEEIAARDHRAIPYSGTVRVKDVADVLREYERQLVAESAAALPDELRPDEDAIALEGLAERHGVSEDALADVSVPDHERVGRTLVRPAVLESLADAIEAGMALEDAEAVLEEYGIADASAALSRLGYRVEWDGLAGGTLVER encoded by the coding sequence ATGCTGACGAAGGACTTGCTGCGCGTCTCGCGGGCCGGCGGCGGCTACCACCCGCAGTTCGCCGGCCGCGACCAACGCCCGCTCGCGGCCAGGGTGATCGGCACCTATCAGGGCCACGTCGGCGAACCCCGTGGCGAACTCGAGGCCGCGCTGACGGAGTTGGAGCGCGGGACACCACGCGTCCCGGACGGCTCGAGCGGGGTGCCGCGAGAGCGCGGGGCCGACGACTTCAAACTCGTCCGCGGGCTCTCGGCGCTGCTCGAGCGCGAGGCGACGTTCGAGACCGACGCGGCGATCGACCCCGAACGGGCTCGCCGGGCGGCCTTCGAGGCCGCCGAGGCGGTCGGCGTCGTCACCGAGGACGAGCGGGCGATGGCGCTGATCCGGGCGGGCGAGTCGCTCGACGTTTCGGCCGACGACCTCGAGACCGCCCTCTACGCCGACCTCGAGGAGCGACAGGTCCTGACCGCGGTCGAGTCGCGCTGGGACCCCGACGGACTGCTCGCCCAGTACAACCTCTCGCTGGCCCAGACGGCGCTGTTCGACGCGACCGAAGTCCGTGTCCGCTCGAGTGATCCGAAGGCGCTGATCTCGGCGATCAAGCGCCTGCGACTGCTGTACGAGATTCGCCGACTCGAGGAGGAACCGACGCCGAGCGGCGGGGTTTCGGAGACGGACCTCGCGGACGGGATCGCCGAGCGGGAGGTCGTCGTGACCGGCCCGACCCGGCTCTTCCGGGCGACGCGGCGGTACGGCACCCGCTTTGCCCGGCTGCTGCGGACCGTCGCGTCGGCCGAGCGGTGGTCGCTCGAGGCGACGATCGACGACCGCGGGACCGAGCGGACGCTCTCGCTCTCCCACGATGATCCCGTTCGGGTGCCCGACGCCGAACCGGTCGCGGACGTCTCGTTCGACAGCGGCGTCGAGGCGGACTTCGCCGCCCGCTTTACGAACCTGGATCTGGACTGGGACCTCGTGCGCGAGCCCGAGCCGCTCGCGACGGGGACGCGGGTGATGATCCCGGACTTTGCGTTCGACTACGCCTACGGCGACTTCCGGCTCTACTTCGAGATCATGGGGTTTTGGACCCCCGAGTACGTCGAGAAGAAACTCTCGCAACTGGCCGACCTCGAGGACGTGGACATGCTCGTGGCCGTCGACGAGTCGCTTGGCGTCGGCGAGGAGATCGCGGCCCGCGACCACCGGGCGATCCCCTACTCGGGAACGGTCCGGGTCAAAGACGTCGCCGACGTCCTCCGGGAGTACGAACGCCAGCTGGTCGCCGAAAGCGCTGCCGCCCTGCCCGACGAACTCCGGCCCGACGAGGACGCGATCGCGCTCGAGGGGCTGGCCGAGCGCCACGGCGTCAGCGAGGACGCCCTTGCGGACGTCTCCGTCCCGGACCACGAGCGCGTCGGCCGAACGCTCGTCCGGCCGGCCGTCCTCGAGTCACTAGCCGACGCGATCGAGGCGGGGATGGCCCTCGAGGACGCCGAGGCGGTCCTCGAGGAGTACGGGATCGCCGACGCGAGCGCCGCCCTCTCGCGGCTGGGGTATCGCGTCGAGTGGGACGGGTTGGCCGGCGGGACGCTCGTCGAGCGCTGA
- a CDS encoding malate dehydrogenase, with translation MNVLVVGGGGTIGSTVAYTLAVQRPETTVTLADPQTAVTTGHAIDLRHAQCHVATAAGRPSFGDDPPGTVTAIDPSASPGPDPIDAADAIVVTASAARDPDSFERGGRLSNLEQNLEIAADIGEWFGEADPTPTVVAANPTDRITYRLWEASGWPRERFLGYSLSETARIADELARRFDTSPAAVSCPVLGEHGEHMVPAFSRATVDGEPIDLSATEREAVLEYVRDVPYDVIERRGPEDSSRWVTSRGVATIVARLADGGTDEPVCLSTPLSGEYGLEGVSVSVPVRLDAGGVGEIVEWDLAPNERDGLERAAAAVRRSLA, from the coding sequence ATGAACGTCCTCGTCGTCGGCGGTGGTGGGACGATCGGCAGCACCGTCGCGTACACGCTGGCGGTACAGCGTCCGGAGACGACCGTCACGCTTGCGGATCCCCAGACGGCCGTCACGACCGGCCATGCGATCGATCTGCGCCACGCGCAGTGTCACGTCGCCACCGCGGCGGGGCGCCCGTCGTTCGGCGACGACCCGCCCGGCACCGTCACCGCGATCGATCCGAGCGCGTCCCCGGGCCCCGATCCGATCGACGCGGCCGACGCGATCGTCGTCACCGCAAGCGCCGCGCGCGACCCCGACAGCTTCGAACGGGGCGGTCGACTGTCGAACCTCGAGCAAAACCTCGAGATCGCCGCCGACATCGGCGAGTGGTTCGGCGAGGCCGACCCGACGCCGACGGTCGTGGCGGCCAACCCGACCGATCGGATCACCTACCGCCTGTGGGAGGCAAGCGGCTGGCCCCGCGAGCGGTTCCTCGGCTACTCCCTGTCGGAGACGGCCCGCATCGCGGACGAACTGGCCCGCCGGTTCGACACCTCGCCCGCCGCCGTCTCCTGTCCGGTCCTCGGCGAACACGGCGAACACATGGTCCCCGCGTTCTCGCGGGCGACCGTCGACGGTGAGCCGATCGATCTCTCGGCGACCGAGCGCGAGGCCGTCCTCGAGTACGTCCGCGACGTTCCCTACGACGTCATCGAGCGGCGGGGTCCAGAGGACTCCTCGCGGTGGGTCACGAGCCGCGGCGTCGCCACGATCGTCGCTCGACTGGCCGACGGCGGAACCGACGAACCGGTCTGTCTCTCGACCCCGCTTTCCGGCGAGTACGGGCTCGAAGGCGTCAGCGTGAGCGTCCCGGTCCGGCTCGACGCCGGCGGCGTCGGCGAGATCGTCGAGTGGGACCTGGCCCCGAACGAGCGGGACGGACTCGAGCGTGCTGCCGCCGCCGTTCGGCGCTCGCTGGCGTGA
- a CDS encoding response regulator, which produces MSHQSSTESISLLLVEDNPGDVRLIEEAFNTASFDVSLHTEADGDAALEFLHERAASEDGPEVDLMLLDLNLPRTGGFEVLETIKDDPKLASLPVLVLTSSEATEDIVRSYELCANAYLTKPTDPDEFADIGRAVEAFWVEEATLPPVPG; this is translated from the coding sequence GTGTCCCATCAGTCTTCCACGGAATCGATTTCCCTCCTCCTCGTCGAAGACAACCCCGGCGACGTGCGGTTGATCGAGGAGGCGTTCAACACGGCGTCGTTCGATGTCAGCTTGCACACGGAGGCCGACGGCGACGCCGCCCTCGAGTTCCTTCACGAACGGGCGGCGAGCGAGGACGGCCCCGAAGTGGACCTGATGTTGCTCGATCTGAACCTGCCCAGGACCGGCGGGTTCGAGGTCCTCGAGACGATCAAGGACGACCCGAAACTCGCGTCGCTGCCGGTGTTGGTCCTGACGAGTTCGGAAGCGACCGAGGACATCGTCCGGAGCTACGAACTGTGTGCGAACGCCTACCTGACGAAACCGACCGATCCCGACGAGTTCGCCGACATCGGCCGTGCGGTCGAGGCGTTCTGGGTCGAGGAAGCGACGCTGCCGCCGGTTCCCGGGTGA
- a CDS encoding sensor histidine kinase, protein MPVNPIGLGYVSVFLVTGLVCLGAVPRARTVGDEAVRRGLVGLLVTTGIWALLKSAFFVLPDPFREPSYIVGLAVGFSTVWAWLYFCSAYTGRDYHRNTALRRLSAGVFLGVVAVKLTNPLHGLYFTATERTTPFVHLAIEHQSLHWAATGLSYALAATGLFMLFERYLESEYDTRPLAVLTVLIGLPVVFDMVALAIPQLIEAIYAPIGVAAFVVGVLFVFERRFLAAQYTGSDDDAMIVLDDDGRIRDYSAAATAAFPDLEGADGERLSTTLPSVAAVAESDEQLLKRKEGTQRRYYLVSNSSVTLGKTASRVLGITDVTQAERRRRELERHNDQLEGIAGALAHELRNMLQIIDGRLGIARRRLSAGTTERESVDAALEANDRLSELVEDFTTLTKHGQTVERLETVDFGAEIRGVWATEATGDLELTVDTDGCLEADPQRFRELVRDAIAFAQLNEAQTVTVALRENGFTITDDGRPPMDSVDRYFEFGESVPDAESGMKLPKLRSFVRVHGWRVDIDTEYRDGIRLVVSDVATTVAEPQPRDA, encoded by the coding sequence ATGCCGGTGAACCCGATCGGACTCGGCTACGTGAGCGTCTTCCTCGTGACCGGGCTCGTCTGTCTGGGTGCGGTCCCGCGAGCGCGAACGGTCGGCGACGAAGCGGTCCGACGGGGGCTCGTCGGATTGCTGGTGACGACCGGTATCTGGGCGCTGCTCAAGAGCGCGTTCTTCGTGCTTCCGGACCCGTTCCGCGAGCCGTCGTATATCGTCGGCCTCGCCGTCGGCTTCTCCACGGTCTGGGCGTGGCTCTATTTCTGTTCCGCTTACACGGGGCGGGACTACCACCGCAACACCGCGTTGCGACGGCTCAGTGCGGGCGTCTTCCTCGGGGTCGTCGCGGTCAAACTCACCAACCCGCTGCACGGGCTCTACTTCACCGCCACGGAACGGACGACGCCGTTCGTCCATCTCGCGATCGAACACCAGTCTCTCCACTGGGCCGCGACCGGACTGTCCTACGCGCTCGCAGCGACCGGGCTGTTCATGCTGTTCGAACGCTACCTCGAGTCGGAGTACGACACCCGTCCGCTCGCCGTTCTGACGGTACTGATCGGTCTCCCGGTCGTCTTCGATATGGTCGCACTCGCGATCCCGCAACTGATCGAGGCCATTTACGCGCCGATCGGCGTCGCCGCCTTCGTCGTCGGCGTCCTGTTCGTCTTCGAGCGGCGATTCCTCGCGGCCCAGTATACCGGCTCGGACGACGATGCGATGATCGTCCTCGACGACGACGGCCGGATCCGCGACTACTCCGCCGCTGCGACGGCCGCGTTCCCAGATCTCGAGGGGGCCGACGGCGAGCGGCTGTCAACCACCCTCCCGTCGGTGGCCGCCGTCGCGGAGAGCGACGAGCAACTCCTGAAGCGCAAGGAGGGTACCCAACGACGGTATTACCTGGTCTCGAACAGTTCGGTCACGCTCGGTAAAACAGCCAGTCGCGTCCTCGGGATCACCGACGTGACACAGGCGGAGCGACGCCGGCGCGAACTCGAGCGACACAACGACCAGCTCGAGGGGATTGCCGGCGCTCTCGCCCACGAACTGCGCAACATGCTGCAGATAATCGATGGTCGATTGGGGATCGCACGCCGACGGCTCTCGGCCGGAACGACCGAACGCGAGTCCGTCGACGCGGCCCTGGAGGCCAACGATCGGCTGTCCGAACTGGTGGAGGACTTCACGACGCTGACCAAGCACGGACAGACGGTCGAACGGCTCGAGACGGTCGACTTCGGAGCGGAGATCAGGGGCGTCTGGGCGACCGAAGCGACGGGTGATCTGGAGTTGACCGTCGACACCGACGGATGCCTCGAGGCGGATCCCCAGCGGTTTCGCGAACTCGTGCGCGACGCGATCGCCTTCGCGCAACTCAACGAGGCGCAGACGGTGACCGTCGCGCTCCGCGAGAACGGGTTCACCATCACCGACGACGGACGGCCGCCGATGGATTCCGTCGACAGGTACTTCGAGTTCGGGGAGTCGGTCCCCGACGCCGAGTCGGGAATGAAACTCCCGAAGCTCCGGTCGTTCGTCCGGGTACACGGCTGGCGCGTCGACATCGACACCGAGTACCGGGACGGGATTCGACTCGTCGTCTCCGACGTCGCCACGACCGTTGCGGAACCGCAGCCGCGTGACGCATAG
- a CDS encoding DUF7122 family protein, whose product MSPDNDGQRFDRLPATADERSVEGRATREEVVDYFADRFGIPPETFDDYTFWEKGAGKIWLYGGEASTPLEIEAIGMTCLRTRQEHWKPTTDFVQRFGRAATDCVIDLAPAEARRFAAGEDQEIERWDGDWGYLIAAHDVGVGPTGQPGGDGETVDRGEREPIGVGLYVHGELRSMVPKGRQRDLEP is encoded by the coding sequence ATGAGCCCCGACAACGACGGCCAGCGGTTCGATCGGCTGCCGGCCACGGCCGACGAGCGGAGCGTCGAGGGCCGCGCAACTCGCGAGGAGGTCGTCGACTACTTCGCCGACCGGTTCGGGATCCCGCCGGAGACCTTCGACGACTACACGTTCTGGGAGAAAGGCGCGGGCAAGATCTGGCTCTACGGCGGCGAGGCGTCGACGCCGCTCGAGATCGAGGCCATCGGCATGACCTGTCTCCGCACCCGCCAGGAACACTGGAAGCCCACGACCGACTTCGTCCAGCGGTTCGGCCGCGCGGCGACCGACTGCGTGATCGACTTAGCGCCCGCGGAGGCTCGCCGGTTCGCCGCGGGGGAGGATCAGGAGATCGAGCGGTGGGACGGCGACTGGGGCTATCTGATCGCCGCCCACGACGTCGGGGTCGGGCCGACGGGCCAACCGGGGGGAGACGGTGAAACCGTCGACCGGGGCGAACGCGAGCCGATCGGCGTCGGCCTCTACGTCCACGGCGAACTCCGCTCGATGGTACCGAAGGGGCGTCAACGCGACCTCGAGCCGTAG
- a CDS encoding RsmB/NOP family class I SAM-dependent RNA methyltransferase — protein MEPLERYRPIIDDFEDFLAACRRPLGNAVRVNTIKASVDRALATLEAEGLAYEQADWNPRVLDLETDSPGSTWASFHGFTHGQEEVSAVPPVVLDPEPGERVWDCCAAPGGKATQIAALMDDRGTVVANDNNLGRISALRFNAERLGATSLAVTNADARNYSLSRFDFDEFDRTLVDAPCSCEGTIRKNPDALDNWSEGHISSVAGIQKGIIRRAIQATREGGTVVYSTCTFAPEENEAVVQHAMDEEDCRVVDFDLGLEHAPGLTEWDGRSFDSSLEKAARIYPHHNDTGGFFVAKLEVTA, from the coding sequence ATGGAGCCACTCGAGCGGTATCGACCGATCATCGACGACTTCGAGGACTTCCTGGCGGCCTGTCGGCGGCCGCTTGGCAACGCCGTCCGCGTAAACACGATCAAGGCCTCGGTCGACCGGGCCCTCGCGACCCTCGAGGCGGAGGGACTCGCGTACGAACAGGCCGACTGGAACCCCCGGGTACTGGACCTCGAGACCGACTCGCCGGGCTCGACGTGGGCCTCGTTTCACGGCTTTACCCACGGGCAGGAGGAGGTCTCGGCGGTGCCGCCGGTCGTCCTCGATCCCGAACCCGGCGAGCGGGTCTGGGACTGCTGTGCCGCACCGGGTGGGAAGGCGACCCAGATCGCTGCGCTGATGGACGACCGGGGAACCGTCGTCGCGAACGACAACAACCTCGGGCGGATCTCGGCGCTGCGCTTTAACGCCGAACGGCTGGGTGCGACCAGCCTCGCGGTGACCAACGCCGACGCCCGGAACTACTCGCTGTCCCGATTCGACTTCGACGAGTTCGACCGGACCCTCGTCGACGCGCCCTGTTCCTGTGAGGGGACGATCCGCAAGAACCCCGACGCGCTGGACAACTGGTCTGAGGGCCACATCTCCTCGGTCGCAGGGATTCAGAAGGGGATCATCCGTCGGGCGATCCAGGCCACCCGCGAGGGCGGGACGGTCGTCTACTCGACCTGTACGTTCGCCCCCGAGGAGAACGAAGCCGTCGTGCAACACGCCATGGACGAGGAGGACTGTCGCGTCGTCGACTTCGATCTCGGCCTCGAACACGCTCCCGGCCTGACCGAGTGGGACGGTCGGTCGTTCGACTCGAGCCTCGAGAAGGCGGCCCGGATCTACCCGCATCACAACGACACCGGCGGCTTCTTCGTCGCGAAACTGGAGGTAACCGCATGA
- a CDS encoding proteasome assembly chaperone family protein, translating into MAGIRVHGESVALEDPTLVEGFPGVGLVGKIATDHLIEQLEMEYYASVGCEGLPRIGVYREGDRTARPPVRLYADEEHDLLALRSDAPISAKAVETVADCLTGWIVEQEATPLYLSGLPAEREDGERPDLYGIATGDAGERLEDTDVATPPEDGVITGPTGALINRAAHEDYGSLGFVVECNHRFPDPEAASVLLEDAIAPVAGLDIDVSELVDRAEEIRAKREQLAQQMQAIAQEESSQAQPLRMYQ; encoded by the coding sequence ATGGCAGGAATCCGCGTCCACGGCGAATCGGTCGCGCTCGAGGATCCAACGCTCGTCGAAGGGTTTCCGGGCGTCGGTCTCGTGGGCAAGATCGCGACCGACCACCTCATCGAGCAACTGGAAATGGAGTACTACGCGAGCGTCGGCTGCGAGGGATTGCCGCGGATCGGCGTCTACCGCGAGGGTGATCGGACCGCTCGACCGCCGGTCCGGCTCTACGCCGACGAGGAACACGATCTGCTGGCGCTGCGAAGCGACGCGCCGATCAGCGCCAAGGCCGTCGAGACCGTCGCGGACTGTCTGACCGGCTGGATCGTCGAGCAGGAGGCGACGCCGCTGTATCTCAGCGGCCTCCCCGCGGAGCGCGAGGACGGCGAACGGCCCGATCTCTACGGGATCGCGACCGGGGACGCCGGGGAGCGACTCGAGGACACTGACGTGGCGACCCCACCGGAGGACGGCGTCATCACCGGGCCGACGGGCGCGTTGATCAACCGCGCCGCCCACGAGGACTACGGCAGCCTCGGCTTCGTCGTCGAGTGCAACCACCGGTTCCCCGACCCCGAGGCCGCGAGCGTCCTGCTTGAGGACGCCATCGCCCCCGTCGCCGGCCTCGATATCGACGTGAGCGAACTGGTCGACCGCGCCGAGGAGATCCGGGCGAAACGGGAGCAGTTGGCCCAACAGATGCAGGCGATCGCACAGGAGGAGAGTTCGCAGGCCCAGCCGTTGCGGATGTATCAGTAG
- a CDS encoding M14 family metallopeptidase produces MRVAQLGSGEPEIAVVAGVHGDEPCGVRAVERLLDERPTVERPVKLIVANEEALERRVRFIDEDLNRAFPGDPDATTHEGRLATELVDELEGCLTFSMHSTQSHAEPFAVVNGVSETAEEIVPQLPVTAMVETSNFAEGRLFAEIDTVEVECGLQGSETAAENADRLTRAFLTAVGVLPGDTVRRDLPIYRLTDVISKEQADSYEVFVENFTEVEAGDSFAAADGDEQVADESFYPVLMSPNGYRDVFGYAAEKLDVLETPASAD; encoded by the coding sequence ATGAGAGTCGCACAGCTCGGGTCGGGAGAGCCGGAGATCGCAGTCGTCGCAGGCGTTCACGGGGACGAACCCTGTGGCGTCCGGGCCGTCGAACGGCTGCTCGACGAGCGCCCGACCGTCGAACGGCCCGTCAAGCTCATCGTCGCCAACGAGGAAGCGCTCGAGCGACGGGTTCGATTCATCGACGAGGATCTCAACCGTGCGTTCCCCGGCGATCCGGACGCGACGACCCACGAGGGCCGCCTCGCAACCGAACTGGTCGACGAACTCGAGGGTTGTCTAACCTTCTCGATGCACTCGACCCAGAGCCACGCCGAACCGTTCGCCGTCGTCAACGGCGTCAGCGAGACGGCCGAGGAGATCGTGCCACAGCTGCCCGTGACGGCAATGGTCGAGACGAGCAACTTCGCGGAGGGGCGACTGTTCGCCGAGATCGACACGGTCGAGGTCGAGTGTGGGCTCCAGGGCTCGGAGACGGCCGCCGAGAACGCCGACCGGCTGACGCGGGCGTTTCTGACCGCCGTCGGCGTGTTACCCGGCGATACGGTCCGACGCGACCTCCCGATCTACCGGCTCACGGACGTCATCAGCAAGGAACAGGCCGATTCCTACGAGGTGTTCGTCGAGAACTTCACCGAGGTCGAGGCCGGCGATTCCTTCGCCGCCGCCGACGGCGACGAGCAGGTCGCCGACGAGTCGTTCTATCCCGTCTTAATGTCCCCGAACGGCTACCGGGACGTCTTCGGCTACGCCGCCGAGAAACTCGACGTCCTCGAGACGCCGGCGTCGGCCGACTAG
- a CDS encoding glutaredoxin family protein, with protein sequence MEFPPNQGLDQDEVDEQVAEALEENEVVLFMKGTELMPQCGYSRKALGLIDQHRDEFETVDVLDSLDEYRQALSEHSGWETIPQTFVDGEFVGGSDVLEELEERDELAETLETA encoded by the coding sequence ATGGAGTTCCCACCGAACCAGGGTCTCGATCAGGACGAAGTCGACGAACAGGTCGCCGAGGCGCTCGAGGAAAACGAGGTCGTCCTCTTCATGAAAGGGACCGAACTGATGCCCCAGTGTGGCTACTCCCGCAAGGCGCTTGGCCTGATCGACCAGCACCGCGACGAGTTCGAGACCGTCGACGTCCTCGACTCGCTCGACGAGTACCGACAGGCACTCTCGGAACACAGCGGCTGGGAGACGATCCCCCAGACGTTCGTCGACGGCGAGTTCGTCGGCGGCTCCGACGTCCTCGAGGAACTCGAGGAACGGGACGAACTCGCGGAGACGCTCGAGACCGCGTAG
- a CDS encoding DUF7110 family protein translates to MSTEESRHVYRLHSTLELPLEDLREHIDEARYPDGIDDVEITRRNNTLILKAVAEDQSVSKYTPTAQLKASVTENRVYEEDPDERRQKSFSWDEEEEEEIESELVEFAAFKGDRETVLQNSLLQYEMFLVLCEIAEAAEKGTLTAISERDGDLDATRIVDGEPRPADIEVVEGPRDTGSGQGGVNWRDNKFITD, encoded by the coding sequence ATGTCAACAGAGGAATCCAGACACGTATATCGGCTGCATTCGACCCTTGAACTGCCCCTCGAAGACCTTCGAGAACACATCGACGAGGCGAGATATCCCGACGGGATCGACGACGTCGAGATCACGCGACGCAACAACACGCTGATCCTCAAGGCCGTCGCCGAGGATCAGTCGGTCAGCAAGTACACGCCGACGGCCCAGCTCAAAGCCAGCGTCACCGAAAACCGGGTCTACGAGGAAGACCCCGACGAGCGGCGACAGAAGTCGTTCAGCTGGGACGAGGAAGAGGAAGAGGAGATCGAGTCGGAACTCGTCGAGTTCGCCGCGTTCAAAGGCGACCGCGAGACGGTCCTCCAGAACTCGCTGTTGCAATACGAGATGTTCCTCGTCCTCTGTGAGATCGCCGAGGCCGCCGAGAAGGGGACACTGACGGCCATCTCGGAACGCGACGGCGACCTCGATGCGACCCGGATCGTCGACGGCGAACCCCGCCCCGCGGACATCGAAGTCGTCGAGGGGCCCCGCGACACCGGCTCGGGGCAAGGCGGCGTCAACTGGCGGGACAACAAGTTCATCACGGACTGA